From Toxorhynchites rutilus septentrionalis strain SRP chromosome 2, ASM2978413v1, whole genome shotgun sequence, a single genomic window includes:
- the LOC129765510 gene encoding ubiquitin-conjugating enzyme E2 C, translating into MAQNINPERAASSNPSKQNDETLINNNSHAVSKRLQKELMALMTTSEKTISAFPEGENFFKWIGTICGPKDTAYNGQKYKLLLEFPNSYPYSAPNVKFITPCFHPNVDLSGSICLDILKDKWSALYDVRTILLSIQSLLGEPNNESPLNSQASQLWPNQVEYKKYLEEFYEKHKDA; encoded by the exons ATGGCACAGAATATTAATCCGGAACGTGCCGCTTCGTCGAATCCATCAAAACAGAACGACGAGACGTTAATAAATAATAACAGTCATGCCGTTAGCAAaag GCTCCAAAAGGAACTGATGGCGCTGATGACGACGTCGGAGAAAACCATCTCAGCCTTCCCGGAGGGTGAAAACTTCTTCAAATGGATAGGCACCATTTGTGGCCCCAAGGATACGGCCTACAATGGCCAGAAGTACAAATTGTTACTGGAGTTCCCTAATTCGTATCCGTATTCGGCTCCGAACGTGAAATTCATCACACCCTGCTTCCACCCAAACGTCGACCTGAGTGGGTCCATCTGTCTAGATATACTGAAGGATAAGTGGTCCGCGCTGTACGACGTCCGGACGATTTTGCTCTCGATCCAATCGCTGCTGGGGGAGCCAAACAATGAGAGTCCCCTGAACTCGCAAGCTTCCCAGTTGTGGCCCAACCAGGTCGAGTACAAAAAGTATCTGGAAGAGTTCTACGAGAAGCATAAAGATGCATAA